A stretch of the Lactuca sativa cultivar Salinas chromosome 9, Lsat_Salinas_v11, whole genome shotgun sequence genome encodes the following:
- the LOC128128892 gene encoding uncharacterized protein LOC128128892, which yields MPRSQRTGDLIYNPEIEKEARRLAKEKRVERGQTSNPHGDPEVETASLSDIEPDSSPDPRQEIPETPPLQQNPPIIEPIAMADGGEVPERTLSGKQAGESSSKKKPREEEEEIEVIPVEVPIIKNDAQAGVPKKAAPLVTPIVTQPPFPSRLSTSKKNMEEKEILDTFRKVEVNIPLLDAIKQIPRYAKKLPPKCKDPGMFTVPCKIGDVTFSSAMLDLGASINFMHYSVYESLNVGPLSETGVIISLADKSSVFPRGVLEDVLVQVNQLVFPADFYVIDLDEQVSSKSALILLGRPFLKTARTKIDVYAGSLTMEFDELFELSNGDMLKMILSKGFDCGKLAEQLKLYSLDPEVEKLVSKMEMKKFTRLDVKQIELPPTHTKLPPSLVQPPELELKVLPQHLKYAYLGKNETLPVIISTHLTEFEEEQLLKVLKEHKEAMGWTIADIKGLSPSTCMHKILMEDECKPSRDAQRRLNPPMMEVKTGITVVENNKGMMVPTRVQNGWRVCIDYRKLNASTRKDHFPLPFIDQMLERLAGKSHYCCLDGYSGFHQIPVAPEDQEKTTFTCPFGTFAYRRMPFGLCNAPATFQRCMVSIFSEYVENIIEVFMDDFTVYGNSFQECLTNLTKILKRCIETNLVLNFEKCHFMVSQGLILGHIVSKKGIEVDKAKIDVIQSLPYPTCVREVRSFLGHAGFYRRFIKDFSKITRPMCQLLQKEVDFEFNEACKEAFDKLKELLTSAPIMQAPNWDLPFEIMCDASNYAIGAVLGQKNGRASHVIYYASRTLDNAQSNYSTTEKELLAIVFALEKFRQYLLGTKVIVYSDHAALKYLMTKKDAKPRLIRWILLLQEFDLEIRDKSGCENLVADHLSRIISNETPLPLRDEFPDEHLFSLTQSIPWYADIVNF from the exons atgcccagatctcaGCGTACAGGTGACTTGATTTACAACCCCGAAATCGAAAAAGAAGCAAGGCGTTTGGCTAAGGAAAAACGAGTTGAACGTGGTCAAACTTCTAACCCCCACGGGGACCCGGAGGTTGAAACCGCTTCATTAAGTGATATAGAACCCGATTCTAGTCCCGACCCTCGCCAAGAAATTCCCGAAACACCACCCCTACAACAAAATCCACCCATTATTGAACCAATTGCAATGGCGGACGGAGGAGAAGTTCCCGAAAGGACTTTGAG TGGCAAGCAAGCCGGAGAAAGTAGTTCAAAGAAGAAgccaagggaagaagaggaagagataGAAGTTATTCCCGTTGAAGTACCTATAATCAAGAATGATGCACAAGCCGGAGTTCCAAAGAAGGCTGCCCCTCTAGTAACACCAATAGTCACTCAACCACCGTTCCCCTCCCGACTTTCAACTTCAAAGAAGaatatggaggagaaagagattttGGACACCTTCCGAAAGGTGGAAGTAAACATCCCTCTACTTGACGCAATCAAGCAAATCCCGAGATATGCAAA gaaacttCCACCCAAATGCAAAGATCCCGGAATGTTCACGGTTCCTTGCAAGATTGGGGATGTCACTTTTAGTAGTGCTATGCTTGATCTTGGTGCTTCTATCAATTTCATGCATTATTCGGTATATGAATCATTAAATGTCGGACCCTTAAGTGAAACCGGTGTCATAATCTCTCTTGCGGATAAATCGAGTGTCTTTCCTAGAGGTGTTTTAGAAGATGTCCTAGTGCAAGTGAACCAATTAGTCTTCCCggcggatttctatgtgattgatctAGATGAGCAAGTGTCCTCCAAATCGGCTCTAATCTTGCTTGGGAGACCGTTTTTGAAGACGGCTAGGACAAAGATCGATGTGTATGCGGGAAGTTTGACAATGGAGTTTGATG AATTGTTTGAGTTGTCTAACGGTGATATGTTGAAAATGATCTTGAGCAAAGGATTCGATTGTGGGAAGCTAGCCGAACAATTAAAGCTTTATTCTTTGGATCCGGAAGTTGAGAAGTTGGTAAGTAAAATGGAGATGAAAAAATTCACAAGATTAGATGTCAAGCAAATTGAATTGCCCCCAACTCACACAAAATTGCCGCCATCCCTTGTTCAACCACCCGAATTGGAATTGAAGGTCTTACCTCAACATTTGAAGTATGCTTACTTGGGAAAGAATGAAACCCTTCCGGTTATCATTTCAACTCATTTAACCGAATTCGAAGAAGAGCAACTCCTCAAGGTGTTGAAGGAGCATAAAGAAGCCATGGGTTGGACGATTGCGGATATCAAGGGTTTGAGCCCCTCCACTTGTATGCACAAGATCTTAatggaggatgaatgcaagcCAAGTAGAGACGCGCAAAGAAGGTTAAATCCGCCAATGATGGAAGTT AAGACGGGAATCACGGTGGTcgagaacaacaaaggtatgatggtccccactcgtgtgcaaaacgggtggagagtatgtattgactaccgcaaactcaatgcaagcacaagaaaagatcatttcccattgcctttcattgaccaaatgttagaaaggttggccgggaaatctcattattgttgtctcgacgggtattccggttttcaccaaatcccggtggcaccggaagaccaagaaaagacgaCATTTACATGTCCATTTGGTACTTTTGCCTACCGGAGAATGCCATTTGGATTGTGTAACGCCCCGGCCACTTTCCAACGTTGTATGGTTAGTATCTTTTCGGAATATGTTGAAAACATAATTGAggtttttatggatgatttcaCGGTATATGGCAACTCCTTTCAAGAATGTTTGACTAACctcacaaaaattttaaaaaggtGCATCGAAACAAACttggttttgaattttgagaaatgtcatttcatggtgagtcaaggtctcattttgggtcacattgtgtctaaaaaaggaattgaggtagataaggcaaaaattgatgttattcaaagcttaccttatccgacttgtgttcgggaagttcgttcttttttgggccatgcaggtttttaccgaaggttcatcaaggatttttcaaagataacaagaccaatgtgccaactcttgcaaaaggaggtcgatttcgagttcaatgaggcgtgcaaagaagcttttgacaagctcaaagagttgcttacatccgctcccatcatgcaagcaccaaattgggatctcccctttgagatcatgtgtgatgcaagcaactatgcgataggcgccgttttgggtcaaaagaatgggagggcctcccacgtgatctattatgcatcaaggacactagacaatgctcaaagcaactactctacCACGGAGAAGGAGCTATTGGCCATAGTGTTCGCCTTGGAGAAATTTAGACAATACCTACTTGGTACCAAGGTCATAGTGTATTCGGATCACGCAGCACTTAAGTACTTGATGACGAAGAAAGATGCAAAGCCGAGACTCATCCGGTGGATCCTACTGTTACAAGAATTTGACTTGGAAATCCGAGACAAGAGTGGATGCGAGAACCTCGTTGCCGATCATCTAAGCCGGATCATttcaaatgaaactcctctcccattgcgggacgagtttccggatgagcatctcttttcccttactcaatctattccttggtatgccgatatcgttaacttt
- the LOC111907448 gene encoding copper transporter 1, which yields MAPPPMMTNGVNGTTLGMPRRKRMIMHMTFYWGKDALILFKGWPGPNNIGMYALALIFVFFMALLVEWLADAMSRMKSEGAASGLAQTMLYGLRVGIGNMVMLALMSFNVGVFLVAVLGHTLGFFFFRVIIRSREERDVISNSC from the coding sequence ATGGCTCCACCACCGATGATGACGAATGGTGTCAATGGAACAACACTGGGGATGCCACGTCGGAAGAGAATGATTATGCACATGACATTCTATTGGGGAAAAGACGCTTTGATCCTTTTCAAAGGGTGGCCAGGGCCAAATAACATAGGCATGTATGCATTGGCTTTGATATTCGTGTTTTTTATGGCTCTTTTAGTGGAATGGCTTGCTGATGCCATGTCAAGGATGAAATCCGAAGGTGCGGCGTCTGGATTGGCTCAGACGATGTTGTATGGCTTACGTGTCGGGATTGGAAACATGGTGATGTTGGCTTTGATGTCATTTAATGTTGGAGTTTTTTTGGTGGCTGTATTGGGACATACATTAGGGTTCTTTTTCTTTCGGGTGATAATCAGATCCAGAGAGGAGAGAGATGTGATTTCGAATAGTTGTTAa